A section of the Argopecten irradians isolate NY unplaced genomic scaffold, Ai_NY scaffold_0661, whole genome shotgun sequence genome encodes:
- the LOC138313368 gene encoding histone H2B, whose product MAPKASGSKGAKKAATKAKANRGTDKKRRRKRRESYSIYIYKVLKQVHPDTGVSSKAMSIMNSFVNDIFERIAAEASRLAHYNKRSTITSREIQTAVRLLLPGELAKHAVSEGTKAVTKYTSSK is encoded by the coding sequence ATGGCACCCAAAGCAAGCGGATCTAAAGGAGCTAAGAAGGCGGCCACCAAGGCTAAGGCCAACCGTGGAACTGACAAGAAaaggaggaggaagaggagggaATCCTACAGCATCTACATCTACAAGGTGTTGAAACAGGTGCACCCCGACACCGGTGTGTCCAGCAAGGCTATGTCCATCATGAACAGCTTTGTCAACGACATCTTTGAGAGAATCGCCGCTGAGGCTTCCCGTCTCGCTCACTACAACAAGAGGTCCACCATCACCAGTCGGGAGATCCAGACAGCTGTCCGTCTCCTTTTGCCCGGTGAATTGGCCAAGCACGCCGTCAGTGAGGGAACCAAGGCTGTCACCAAGTACACCAGCTCCAAGTAA
- the LOC138313367 gene encoding histone H2A, whose protein sequence is MSGRGKGGKVKGKAKSRSSRAGLQFPVGRIHRLLRKGNYAERVGAGAPVYLAAVLEYLAAEVLELAGNAARDNKKTRIIPRHLQLAIRNDEELNKLLSGVTIAQGGVLPNIQAVLLPKKTSKPAAK, encoded by the coding sequence ATGTCTGGACGTGGTAAGGGAGGAAAAGTTAAGGGAAAGGCAAAGAGCCGATCATCCCGTGCCGGACTTCAGTTCCCAGTCGGACGTATCCATCGTCTTCTCCGAAAGGGAAACTATGCCGAGAGAGTTGGAGCCGGAGCCCCAGTCTACTTGGCCGCTGTCCTCGAGTACCTAGCCGCTGAAGTTTTGGAATTGGCAGGTAACGCCGCCAGGGATAACAAGAAGACCAGAATCATCCCCCGTCATCTCCAGCTGGCCATCAGAAACGACGAGGAGTTGAACAAACTGCTGTCGGGTGTCACCATTGCCCAGGGTGGTGTCCTCCCCAACATCCAGGCTGTACTTCTCCCCAAGAAGACCAGCAAACCCGCCGCCAAGTAA